The Verrucomicrobiota bacterium genome includes a region encoding these proteins:
- a CDS encoding chromosome partitioning protein ParB, with protein sequence MSESVELSSLDLRYQGHRLRDEAREARLLASIAERGIEDPLDGVDTPDGRFLLNGFKRYRCAKKLGIGSLPYQSLAQDEATGIIHLMRVSTDNALGILEQARFVVDLLTLHGMSLAEVAQMLGRSKGWVSMRRSLLEEMSQPIQEILFRGAFPVYSYLYTLRPFRRMNGIDQERIERFMKVVAGKRLSVRDIDLLAGAYFQGPASLREAIETGKLNWSLEQMKNVPDDVEGCSEFERLLLRDLELLGNYLRRVMTKCQDARLKSRAFHAQAHLLSGGLLSSFESFRERMKEFHDRCGRA encoded by the coding sequence ATGAGCGAGAGCGTGGAACTGTCGAGCTTGGACCTGCGGTACCAAGGCCATCGGCTGCGGGACGAGGCTCGCGAAGCGCGCCTGCTGGCGTCGATCGCCGAGCGTGGGATCGAGGATCCGCTGGATGGAGTGGATACACCCGACGGCCGGTTCCTCCTCAACGGCTTCAAACGCTACCGCTGCGCCAAAAAGCTGGGGATTGGGTCCTTGCCGTATCAATCGCTCGCCCAGGACGAAGCCACGGGCATCATTCACCTGATGCGGGTGTCGACGGACAATGCCTTGGGGATTCTGGAACAAGCGCGCTTCGTCGTCGACCTCTTGACCCTGCACGGGATGAGCCTGGCGGAGGTGGCCCAAATGCTGGGGCGCAGCAAGGGCTGGGTCAGCATGCGCCGCAGTCTTCTGGAAGAGATGAGCCAGCCCATCCAGGAGATCCTCTTCCGGGGAGCGTTTCCCGTCTACAGCTACCTGTACACGTTGCGGCCGTTCAGGCGCATGAACGGAATCGATCAGGAGCGGATCGAGCGGTTCATGAAAGTGGTGGCGGGCAAGCGATTGAGCGTGCGGGACATCGATCTGCTGGCAGGGGCTTACTTCCAGGGTCCGGCGTCGCTGCGGGAAGCGATCGAGACCGGCAAGCTGAACTGGTCGCTCGAACAGATGAAAAACGTGCCCGACGACGTTGAGGGCTGCAGCGAATTCGAGCGCCTGCTGCTGAGGGATCTGGAGCTGTTGGGGAATTACCTGCGGCGCGTGATGACCAAGTGCCAGGACGCGCGGCTGAAGAGCCGGGCCTTCCATGCCCAGGCCCATCTGCTCAGTGGTGGTCTGTTGAGCTCCTTCGAATCTTTTCGCGAAAGGATGAAAGAGTTCCATGATCGATGCGGACGTGCGTAA